In the Nostoc sp. 'Peltigera membranacea cyanobiont' N6 genome, CAGATTTAGAAACACGCTTTTAGGCATTGGTGCAACAGCAGCAGCGTTAGCCCTTGGCTACTTCGGAGTGCAGTACTTCGGCAGAAACAATATGTTCACCATTGCCGCAGCTGTTGGGGGTGGAGGTGCAATCAGCTATGTACTTCAAAAACCGAACCAGCCACAAGCCCCAAGTAATCAGCCAGAACCCCAACCCACACCGATGAAAACCCAAAGGAAAGGGAAAAAGTTATGAGCGACCAAGAAACCATGCAGACACAGCCAAGCCTAACGACCACCGAAATCATGACCATCATCCTGGGTTGCGAACAAACTCTAAGGTTTGTGCAAGCATCTCCCAATTACAAGCAAATCGAAGCCTCCGACCGATTCAGTACATCGAATGACTTAAAGATGGGTGATGCTGTGCAAGCCTTGATGGAGATTCACGAAGCAATCCTAAATATCGAGTTTTATTCGCAAGTTGAGGGACAAACAAATGCTTTCAACGACAGCCTTACAGCGTAATCATCTGTACCAATTCCGTGGTCAACAACTGCGCTACAGCCATCGCTCTAATTGTCGAGTCAATGCACCTTTCATATTCAATGACTCGAAAGGCAGGCGAAGAGAATTAAGCCAAAACCAAGTGCAGAGGGAGGTTTTTGAATTAAATGAGTTTTGTGAAAACTGATGATGAAGCGATCGCACGAGCCGCCAAGCACAGCGATCGCCCCACTGAGTATGTATCTCTCGCCGCTTTCACGAAAGTACACAAGGATTCTAACAAATGACACTTGACTACAGAAATCCCAACGATTGGGGCAAATCACCGCTAACTGACCGCGCTTTGAGATTAGAGCAATTCAAAGCAGAAAATCCTGAACAGTGGGCAGCAAGGATTGAGGCAGATATTGAGGCGCTTTCCACACCGCTAGAAGAAAGTGAAGATTACCCACCCTTCACCGGAACCGAATTTTTAGCAACTCATTCAACTATCGATGACCATCCATACTCTGCTGCATTTGGTCAATTCTTAGGCAATGGGATTGACGCGGACATTGCAAATATCTTGGCGTTTGGTGAGAACAGATTTGATTTAATCTCTGATGATTTTGACGACCCCGTAAGGCAATTAGCAACGAGAATTTATAACCGATTTGAAGAGATGGGTTACTGGGATAAGTTGCCCCAATCATCCAGCAATATCGACTATGACTACATCCCTTATTAGGAGAATAAATGGCACGTAATTTTGGAGCAGCAAAACTCAAAAACCATATTCCCAACAATGCCCCCGGTACTTTAGGAGCAATGGGGAGACTGTTTGATGTGTCGGCATCAGAGTTCAACAAAGCCCTCCTTGGCGACCAAACGGTAATCACCAAAATTGCAGACATGGCGCGACTGTCTGACACAGCTAAGGCTAATCTGCCTAAAGCTTTGGAGGCATATCGGAAAATCATTGAAACAACTGGGGATGTAAACCAAGCCTATGCCGAACTGGTGCAACTGACCCAGAAGCACGGAACGCAAACCCTGAAAGCTATCAACACTAGTAAGACAGGAGAGCAGCGTTTCAAAAACGAGATGTCCGAGATGCAAGCGGAACACGTCAACGCCACCACTGCGGAGGCCACCCGTCACGCGCAGCGCTCATCCTTGATTCAGATATCTGGGGCCACAGCAGACCTTATGGCGATCGCAAAATATGAGGCTGATTTAATCAAAGCTTCTAACAAAGTGCCAGAAGCCCAAGACGCAGCAGATCGCGCTTATGAAACCGCAGTTACTAGCGCACTGTGGACTAATGGCAGTGAAGCGAAAACCGACCGCATACCAAAGCCTAATTACTCGCGCACTGCTGGGATTAGCCGAGTAGGGCAGTGGTTCCGCAACTTTATGGGCATTTAAACCATAGGTAAGTCGAAAGCCAGTTGTGACGGTAAACTCTGGCTTTTTCTGTTTCACCCCAGGCGAGGTAAACATGAATGAAATTGATTCCCTATTATCACAGTTCCAAAACACCAGTGAACAGTCCACACCGTTAATGTGGGGTGAAACTACTTCAGAAAAACCGACCCCAGAGAGCGAAGATGGCGAACGGCTAGAACAGTCTGTTCGTGATGTCTTCAGTAACAAACAACTGCTAAACAAAGCCTTAGCCACATTCCTGGGTGTGTTTACTGCCAATGCTGGAGTCAGCCTACTAACGAGTTTGGGAATTGGGGCGATCGCTTCTGGCACTTTAAGCAGCATTGTGCTGGGTTTATTTTTCGCCAACACCCTAACAAAAATTCAATACGACGGCAGAATCCACATTGGTAAAGACTTTATGGTGGCGACTGCTCAGACTGCAAGTGTAGGGGCAACTCTTTGGGTAGCGTTTGACGAGTATCGAATGGTGTCAGGAGCAACTAATACAGGTAAGACAAGGTTTTATTCAGAAGTAAGACAGTACGAAGTTAAGCCCAGCCCCCAGACTGACACCCCTTGGCTAATGATCGGGTTGGCTGCTTTTGGGTTGTTGGTGATTGCAGCTATGACGAGGGGGAAAAGCCAATGAAACGTAAGCAGTTTGAGGATTATTTACGATCAGGAACAGCCAACAATATTACTGTGGGGGTGCTGGCGGCCATTGGGTTAATTTGTGGGGCAAAGTCATTTACAGGAACTCAGATTAGTTTAGTTGAATATTGCTTCATCCCCTCAACACTAAAAAATCCGGTTAATCGTCAAAGGTACTGCACTCCCAACAAGCGTTACATAATGCCCGAATCGGAGTTTTATGCTGAAGCTTATGCCCCAGCTAACCCAGAGTTTCAGCGTGATAACTTCCTGCCAACCAAAGCTACCCGTCTAAGAATAATAGAACCAAGTAACCCGGATAAGGCTTTGTGGGGATTAGCTTCAGTGTTATTCCTTGGTGGAGCTTATGGGTTATCCAAAGCTAGGGAATGGCGATTAATCCAACTAATGCCCTCTGTTCGAGAAGAAATTCGTAGCAATTGGTTAATTTCTAAACTTTGGTCAGGGTTAAAGCTCCATAAGGAAGCATATAGCGCCCAACTAGATTACGAATTCCACCAATGGACGGAGAATAGACGGGTAAGAGAAGCGCAGTTGTCAAAAATGACACCGCAAGAGTTAGCCATCTTTCAGGAGCAAGTGAGGTTAAGGGCAGAAGCCGAAGCACAAGTGCAACTGCAACAGGTAACGGGTCAACCAGTCGGCGCATTACCGGGGCAATCAATGCAGGATATCGCCAGGGGTGACGATAAAGTTACTGGCTCTCAACAGCAGACATTACAACAAAATACTGCCCAAAGTCTTCACCCATCAGAATCTCTTGCCCTCAATACTTTGCAAGCCCTAGCCAGAGCCGATAGCTCCACTGCTTTAGTTGCCGCACCGGGAAGCGGTAAATCGGTAACGCTCAATTACTTAATTCAGAAAATCTTGGCGGATTACAAGAGTGCTGATATCTGGGTAATTAGTGCTAAGAATGATAGTTTTTGTGGTTTACGAGAGAAGGAGCGGGTAATTGTCTTTGATCAGGAAAACCCAGACTTAGCCAAAGAGGTAATTGACAACTTTTACACGGACTACAAACAGCGTAAACAGCTACCAGAATCAAAGCGCGAATCCTTACCGCCATTGATTCTAATTCTGGATGACTGGTTAGTGATTGCTGACCAATTAAGTAAGCATTACTCCGACTGGAATTATGGGGGTAAATTACTTGACGTTTTACTGATTGGTAGAGAGTTTAATACTAAGTTTATTGCTTCCCTACAGTCTTTTAATCTGGCAGCATTGGGCATTGAAAAGATGGACGCTCAAACTCGTCTCTGTCTCAATTTACTGCTCTTAGGTAACAGGTATGTCAAGAACGGAAGGGAGCAAGAATCTTATGGGGTGCTGGAACTGATTTTAAATAGAGGTGACATTATTCCAGGTAAGCAAGAGCGGGAGCAAATTAAATCTAAATACTTGTCAGTGAAAGCAGTCTCTTATCAAAACCTCCGTCCAGTGATGATTGCTTCCGTTGGTGGTTTTGTTGTGGCATTAATGCCTCTTTTATCTAATAAAGTCAACTCCATTGCTTCGGAGCAGGAATATCTAGATAGAGTATTTGACCTAGAATTTAATCTAAATGCTGCTCACAATGTACATCAAAAGCCATTATCTGAAGTGGCTAAAAAGATTTATGAATACTTCCAGAATGTGAAGTCAAAAACGCCAAAAACATTACGTGATTTGAAGAAGGCAGATAGGTTATCCGGCTATTCAGAGCAAGAATTAATTGATGGATTAGCTGAATTAGTTAAGACTGCTCAGGTAAATTCTGATGGCAATGATAGCTACTCTCTGCCTGATTGGTGAAGGTAATGCCGTAATGCCGTGGTGAGAATCAGGTCTGTTTTACGGGCTTTAATGGGTGTCCACGGCATACGGCACAATCACGGCAATCCATACCCTGTATAGGTCGTAGCCTACGGCACTGCTACGGCAGCACGGACACCCACGGCAGAAGCATCAATAATAAGTCCGCCAATAAACAGCCATTTATTATTAGAGGATTAATCAAATCATGCTGAAAATAGTAATTGTTGAACCAGAAACATTCACGCTCTTAGGCATCAAAGCTGCTATTGAACAATCTCCAGATATAGAAGTAACTGGTGATGCCACCAGTGGAAAGCTGGGTTTTCAGTTAATTGAACAGACCAACCCTGATGTTGTGTTAGTTGATTTACTCTTACCCGACATGAGTGGTTTAGAACTGACTAGCTCAATCAAAAGGAAAACTAATAGTAAAGTGGTGATTTTTACTAATCAGACTCATTCCGACTTTATTAAGTCGGCTTTTCGTCATGGGGCTGATTCTTATATGCTCAAAAGTGCTGATATAGAATTGATTGAACTAGCCATCAAGAGAGCTTACTCTGATGAATGCCTGCTTGACCCGAAGCTGGCTAAAAAACTGTTAAAAAACCTTGATAAAAATAGATATATTGACCCCAACTCCGTTGACAAAAACTTGCTTGACTCTCCCACCGAACGACAAATACAAGTCCTGCGTTTACTGGCTCAGGGTTTAGGTTTTGAACAGATTGCCAAAGAAATGTTTCTCTCTGTTAGTACAGTCAAACATTACGCCAGTGATTTGTACAGTAAATGGCACGTCAAGAACAGTTATGAGGCAATAAAAAGAGGGGCGATGCTTGGTTATATTGACTATAACTTGATTGTGAATGAATGATGTATTGGTGAGGATAGCGAAAGGATTAAGTTGGATATTGGTGGTAGTTAACTTTTCTCTATCTTCCTTCTTAAGAGCGGCTGGCTACCTACCCATGTTCATTACCCTTCTTAAAAAAAGCCTTTGGTGATGCTCGACAGAGATTCTGTCGAGCATCTTTATGGCTATTGCTTTGGTTCAGACAAAAGACTCATACTATGGTATCCTCTGCGATTAAGCGTGAATTCTGGCGGTAGAAAGAGGAAATCAAGTTAAAACGTTAAAATTCTGGAATTGTTCATGGTATATCTGTATCCAAAAAGAAATTTGTATACAGCACCCAACCATGCCCCAGGACTTCTCCGGTCAAAATCTTTGTGGGCGCTCCTTCAAGGGACAAAAACTTGAGGGTGCAAATTTTAGTTATGCAGATATCAAGAGTGCAGATTTTACAGATGCAAATCTGAGGGGGGCAAACTTTAGCCATGCTACTGCTGGACTACAAAAGCGTTGGGCTATTTTTTTAGTCTGTATTTCGTGGTTACTATCTGGATTTTTAGGATTTTTTTTAGTTTCTACTGGAGCTTTAATAGCTTTTATATTTAACAGTTCAAGACCAGAAAATCTGGTTACAGGCTGGACTGTCTTAATAGTAATAATTGTTGTTTTTTTAGTCATCCTTCGCGAAGGATTAAACTCAGCCCTCGCCGTCGCCGTACCCGTCACTGGAACCTTAGTCGTCATTGCAGCCGTCGCCGTACCCGTCGTCTTCGCCGGATATGGAGCCGGAGCAATCGCCATCGCGGGATCTGGAATATTGGCTGTACCCGTCGCCTTCGCCTTTGCCGGAGTCGTCACCGTTGCGGGATCTGGAGTATTCGCTGTACCCGTCGCCGTCGCCGTCGCCTTTGCCGTCGCCGTCACCGTTGCGGGATCTAGAGTATTCGCCGTCGCTGTCGCCTTTGCCTTTGCCGTGACCGGAGTAGTCGCCTTCGTCGTCGGAACCTCCGCCTTTGCCTTTGCCGTGACCGGAGTAGTCGCCTTCGTCGTCGGAACTTCCGCCTTTGCCGTCGCCGGAATTTTACTTAGTGCTTTCATTGCTTGGAGAGCAATAAGAGGGGATGAAAAATACACTCCTATTCGCAACATCGCTGTCAACCTTGCTGCAACAGGAGGTACAAGCTTTCATGGCGCTGACTTAACGGATGCTGATTTCACCCAAGCTACGCTCAAAAGTACAGATTTGCGAAACACTATCCTTATCTGTAGCTGTTGGCATCAAGCTAAAATGCTTGACCGTGTTCGTCCTGGTTCAACTTATCTGCAAAACTCACAAGTACGTCAACTGTTGGTTACAAAACAAGGACAAGACAAAAACTTTGACCGTCAAATTTTGCGGGGTATCAACTTAAAAGCAGCTAACCTAGCAGATGCCAGCTTTATTGGTGCTGACCTCAGTGAAGCCAATTTGCAAGATGCCGATTTGTCAAGGGCAAAGCTAAAGCAAACCCAACTAGACGGCACAGATTTAACAGGTGCAACACTCACCGGAGCTTTCATTGAAGATTGGGGAATCACGAATACAACTAAATTAAATGGAGTGCGGTGTGAATACGTTTATATGCGACTGCCTACAAAAGAAAACCCTGATCCACTTCGCAAACCTGATAACAATAAAGAAGTGTTTGCAGATGGGGAGTTCGGTGATTTCATTCAACCTATTTTTGATACACTTGACCTCTACCACAACCAAGGAGTTGACCCAAGGGCGATCGCAATTTCCTTTAAGCAGTTAGCAGAAAATCACCCAGAGGCGGATTTACGAATTGTTGGCATGGAAGTACGAGCTGAAGATAAATTTTTGCTTCGTGCTAAAACCGCAGATACGGCTGACAAGTCCCAACTGAGTGCAGAATATTTTGATAGTTATAACGAGACAAAAAGCTTGCCAGAGCGAGAAATTCAATTACTACTAGAAGAAAAAGATAGTAGAATTCGTAGTTTAGAAACTATGGTAATGACGGCGCTAGAGCGTCCCAGCTTTTATTCAAATATCCAAGTTGAAGAGGTAGGTACTATGACTAACAACCCCGGTGGCTTTTCAGTTGGTGGTTCAGTTGGCGGCGATATCAGAAACTTGCAAGGCGATAAGAACCGCGCAACTCAAGGTGACAATAACCAAGGTGTGCTTGGTGATGGTAATCAGGTGACGCAACAAAATCAAGTGGGTGCAGACACCGGAGAATCACTAACTAAAGAGGATGTTGTCAAGTTACTGGCACAATTAGAAACTTTAATTAAAGGGGCAGAACTCCCAGCCGACACTAAAGAAGAAGTAATTGAAGATTTGAGTGCAGCTAAGAAAGCCACAGATAAAGAAGAACCAAACAAGCAACGTGCATTAGAGCGTTTGGGAACTGTGGCAGAAACACTTGAAAAAACAAGTAAGGGCGTGGAAGCTGGTCAGAAAGTCTGGACAATAGCCAAGCCGATTATTGTGAAAGTTGCAACTTGGTTAGGTGTTGCTGCTGGTTCTCACCTGTTGGGATTGTAGAACGCATTTATGAGTCAGCTACCTGAGAACTTTGAACCACGGCAGCCTGATAGTTCCGCACCTGAAAATGTAGTAGAGGGGAATCAAAACCGAGCCGTTCAGGGTAATGATAACCAAGCTGTTCTGGGGGATGGCAATACTGTTAATCAAGAGCATAACAACTGGATTATCAATACTCTGAATGTTTTATTAAATCAGCAGACAACAACACCAGTAGGCAACCCTGCTCGACCAAATAATCAACGAATACTACTAGCCGCAGTCAAAGAAGAAGTTACAGCACGGTTAAGGCAATCTCTACACAATGCTGTGCTAATTAATTTAGGTAAAGAGTCGCAACCGCAACAAGTAAAGCGCCCTTGGGATGCTGAGATAAAAATTGGCTTAAAGCCTGCTGTACCTCTCCCAGATACCACAACTGTTTTGTCAGTTTTTGAGTCAGAAGAAATTGCAGGTAAACTGTTAATACTGGGTGCGCCAGGGGCAGGAAAGACGACTACACAATTAGAACTGGCTCAAGAATTAATTAAACGTGCAGAAGAACAGCCTGATTATCCCGTTCCTGTTTTATTTAATTTATCGTCTTGGAAAGATGACCGCCAATCTATAACTGATTGGTTAGTGGTTGAACTCAAATCTAAATATGGTGTTTCAACTAAACTTGGTCAAGATTGGGTAAACAATCACCAATTACTACCATTGCTTGATGGTTTGGATGAACTTGAACCACAGCGTCAAGAACTTTGTGTCCAAAAAATTAATCAGTTTTTAGCAGGTGAAACTAGACCAATTTCTCTAGTTGTTTGTAGCCGCATTGAGGAATATAGTAACTACTCTACTCAATTACAACTTAACGGTGCTATCTACTTACAGCCTTTAAGCAATAATCAAATTTGTGATTATCTAACCTCTATAAATTATATAGAACTGTGGTCAACTATCAGTAGCGACTTAGACTTGCTAGAGTTGGTTAAAACTCCCTTACTACTTAGCATTACTGTTTTAGCTTCTCAAGAAATATCTGTTGAAGCATGGCAACATTTGAATTCTACAGCAGACCGTCTTCAGTATTTGCTAGATGCCTATGTGGGGCGGATGTTGACACGGAATATTAATAGTAGGGCATATTTCAAGAATAAAACTCCTAATCCTAAACAAACCCGACTGTGGCTTGTTTGGTTAGCTCAACAAATGCAAAGGGAAGCTAAAACTGAGTTCTTAATTGAAGAAATGCAGCCTAGTTTATTAAAAACTAAAATCCTCAAAGTTATTTATAATTTGATTGTCTGGGGAGTTATACAAATGCTGATTTATGGACTGATTTATGGGCTGAGTTTTGGGCTGATTGGAGGGCTGATTGGAGGGCTGAGTTTTGGGCTGATTGGAGGGCTGATTGGAGGGCTGATTAATGGTTTATTTGGTGAGATAATAGAGTATAAACTTGAAAATATAGGTTTAATTAGGTCTAATAATTTTTTTAACAAAACCATTATAAAATGGCTGATTTTTGGGCTGAGTTTTGGGCTGATTTCTGGGCTGAGTTTTGGGCTGATTGGAATGCTGAGTGTAGGGCTGAGTGTAGGGCTGAGTGTAGGGCTGATTTCTGGGCTGATTGGAGATAAAATTGAAGCAATTGAAACCCTAAAATTTTCTTATCATAATTTCAAAAATGCGCTGAGTGTAGGGCTGATTTTTGGGCTGAGTGTAGAGCTGATTTCTGATCTGATTTCTGGGCTGAGTGTAGATCTGATTTTTGGGACGATTTCTGGGCTGATTTCTGGGCTGATTTCTGGGCTGATTTCTGGGCTGTTTTATGGGCTGATTTTTGGATTTCATGGGTTAGAGATAGAAAATAAAACTATTCCTAACCAAGGTATTTGGCAATCTGCTAAAAATACAGTAAAGTTATCAACATTGTTTTTTTTACCTTCCACAATATTAATCTTTTTGATTCAACGAATTCTACAAAAGAATAGTTTAAATGAAGCTTTAATTTTTAGCTTGGTGTCTGGATTACTTTTGGGATTATTGGTGGCGATACCTAGAAGCGGAACACCCGTTATTAAACACTTTACCCTACGCCTCATTCTCTACCGCAACGGCTACATCCCCTGGAACTACGCCCGTTTCCTCAACTACTGCACCGAGCGATTATTTCTCCAGCGTGTTGGTGGCCGCTATCGCTTCATCCACAAACTGCTGCAAGAGCATTTCGCCAAAATGGAGTTCAAGCGGAATTAGGAAGATACAACCAACTCACGCGGAGAGAGTCATAGTCAATTCCTTGTGGAAACGAGGGCGATCGCCATCGCCTGACTTGCGCCAAAATTGATATCAACTTTGATATCAATGCCCCACCAGAGTAAGCGATTGCCACCGGCTCATGGCGGTTACGCCATCGCTTGGAGCAATTCTGTATTTGGCACGCAACAAAGCCAAAGTAGTATCAATAACTATGCCGATTGACATCTTTGATCACAAAATTGGCATGAAAGTAAAAATAATTACAAAATTTACTTAGAAGGCAAAAAGTATTAATCCCAGGCATTCCAGAATCGGAAAAATCTCTTTTTGTGTTTGGGATGGAAGGAGAAGAGTGTATTTTGCGTTGGTGATGTGTGTAATGATATAACACGTTAATGAAAAGGTGCATTGTCATTAACGATAAAAATGAATAAGTTAAGTACATATACTGAAAGTTCTATTACCTCTGTGGCTTTGAAGCTGCAAGCGTCAAATGATTTTTTGGCGGAGTTGCAGCAGAAGGCTAAGACGACGCAACGGGGGTATGCTGGCAATATACGGATATTTTTTGAGTATTTTTTGCAAAGGGAGCCGAATCAGAAGGATGTTGAGGAGTTCTGGGGGTTGGATGACCAGACGGCTAACGGGTTAATCCTCAAGTTTAAGAATCATTTGGTGGCATCGGGTAGGAAGGCGGCAACTATTAACCGGTACTTGGCCGCCCTCAAGTATTTAATCAAAGTGGGACGGAACCTCAAGCACTGCCGATATCACTTTGATAGCGACCGCATTGAGTCAATGATTGTGACTAAGTACAGGGATACGCGGGGTGTTGTAGTTGATGAATACAACAAAGTTTTTGATGTAATTGATATCACTTGCACCAAGGGAAAGCGGGATTATGCTTTATTTCTGCTGCTTTGGGCAAATGTTTTGCGGCGGGGGGAGGTGGCGAAGTTAATGGTAGGAGATTTTGATTACCACGATTTGACTTTAACTGTTTACGGCAAGGGTAAGGGCAATGATTCTACTAGGATTGACTTAAACCCAGAAGTTGCAGAGGCGGTTAGCGATTGGTTGGGTTGTCGTACAAATATTAAACCCAGCGATCCTTTGTTTATCGCGCTTGACTTCCACAATTATGGACACCAACTCACCGGCGATGGTATTTACGCCATTGTGAGAAAAACCTGTGAACGTGCTGGCATCAAAAAGCGGATGACACCCCATAAAATCAGGCATTCGGGGATTACCGATGCGCTGGATTTGGCGTCAGGTGACTACCGAAAGGTGCAGCATTTGAGCCGTCATGCTGACCCCAGGACTATTTTGGTTTACGAGGACAATAAGAATCAGTATCAGTTGGAGTTAACTAATAAGTTAGCAGCCCGTGTTGGTAAAAGGCGGCAATCCCAATAACAATTTTCGGCTCAAATAGGGAATTATGCCCGTAGATGACGAACTAGCGAATTAAATAAAATAAATCAAATCCAACTTTCTACAGGAAATTCCCTGACTTGACGCATTCTTTGAAAATCACTATCTGATGTAACGAGAATTAATGAATGGCGTAAAGCTGTAGCAGCAATCCACAGGTCATTTTCACCGATGCCAATTTCTTGTAGTTGAGTTGTTTTGCGTTTACTCTTTTCTTTGGCTGCAAATCTTTTAATAATTTCCGACTTGAAATCTCCGTAAATTTCTGCCGTTTCATCATCAATTGGATAAATATCAATTCGGTTGAGAAATGCGCGAATTTTGATGAGATTTGCAGTTTTTTGTTGGGAGTTTTGTGCCATGAATCTGAGTTCACCTGCCACAATAGTACTGGTGGCGAGTGTAACCTTACCTAGTTCCCGAAAGTGATTGACAACTTTTGGTTCACCTTCTATCAAAAAAGTGCAATGATTTGTGTCAAGCAAATACATTCTTAAAATTCCAGTGGCATACGAGTATCATGAACAAGCTGAAGACATTCTCTGATATCATCACCTGACCAAGTTCCTGCAAATTCTAGTAAATCTTCAGCTGTAGAACCACGTAAGTTATTTGTACTTGACTGTTTTGCTGTATGACTGGTTTTGATTTCTCGAATAAAATTAAGTGCTTCTGTTAACAATTCTGGTGGTAAAGTTTCTATTTCTTGGATTAGTAATTCTTTGCTAGTCATCTTCTACCTCTAATCATCGTCCTTACTTTCCACATTGTAAACGGTAGGAATAGCGGTTCTTCCGCCGTGCTGCTGACGCACTTTCTCCCGTGCTAGTTCACCCGCACGCTCTCCTCATTCAGCAACGACTCAATTTTATTTAGAATTTCGCCTTGGCGTAAATTCACCAATTAGTAAATCTATATTTTCACCTTGCTGCCATTTCACCCAGACAGCCATTAGAAAATCTACCAATTCGCTTTTATCAATCTCTACGCCACGTCTTTTGAGTTTGAGTAATTCTTCCTCTACATCTAAATCTGTTGAGCGTTTCACATAATAGGTGCGCCCAATCCAAGCATCATCAGACCGCTTACCTGTTGCAGGTCTGCCACGTTTACGGGGTTCTTCTTGAATTGGCGCTGTCTTTTGTGGTGTTGGAGTCTGTGTCACGTTACTCTCTGTAGTTGCCTCAGTAGGAAGTTCTGGCTCAATTTGTGCTTCCTCTTTGGTTTCAAATAACTTTTTAAAAGGGCTAGGTTTAGGGTTGCTCATGACAATATCTCCTTACCCACCTCTTGATACTCCCGCCATGCTATTTTGCTGCTGCGGTCTTTTACTTGGTAAACTGGCAGCCCCTCCAATGCCGCTTTTTCATAAACAGCAAATCGTCTAATCCCATGTTGAAATAGTGGTATTCCCTCTGCCGACAATGCTTCCCGTGCCTGCTGTCCGGTTAAGCGAGGGGCTGGGGGAATAATTGTGAGCAACACACGATAGCGATCGCTGCCCAATGATTTGAGAGCGCCTACAGTCTGCAACAGTGCATCCATCGCTAAAGCATCAGGGGTAGTAGGCAGAATTAATAGATTGCACCCATCTGCGAGTGCTTCTAAATCTTCGTGGCTTGGTCTAGCTGCGGTGTCAATAACTACATGGTCAAAATTACGGCTGTGCATAGGAGCTTGTAGTAAATCCACAACTTTAAAGGGTAATGCTCCTCGCTTTGCCCATCCTGTAGCACTATGGTTTGGGTCGCCATCAACCAGTAAGGTGCTGCCATGCTGAGATAGAAAGCAAGCAATGTGGATGGCGCTTGTCGTTTTAGCGACACCTCCCTTGAAACTGGCAAGGGTGATAATCACGAGATGTACTC is a window encoding:
- a CDS encoding response regulator transcription factor; the protein is MLKIVIVEPETFTLLGIKAAIEQSPDIEVTGDATSGKLGFQLIEQTNPDVVLVDLLLPDMSGLELTSSIKRKTNSKVVIFTNQTHSDFIKSAFRHGADSYMLKSADIELIELAIKRAYSDECLLDPKLAKKLLKNLDKNRYIDPNSVDKNLLDSPTERQIQVLRLLAQGLGFEQIAKEMFLSVSTVKHYASDLYSKWHVKNSYEAIKRGAMLGYIDYNLIVNE
- a CDS encoding pentapeptide repeat-containing protein; the encoded protein is MPQDFSGQNLCGRSFKGQKLEGANFSYADIKSADFTDANLRGANFSHATAGLQKRWAIFLVCISWLLSGFLGFFLVSTGALIAFIFNSSRPENLVTGWTVLIVIIVVFLVILREGLNSALAVAVPVTGTLVVIAAVAVPVVFAGYGAGAIAIAGSGILAVPVAFAFAGVVTVAGSGVFAVPVAVAVAFAVAVTVAGSRVFAVAVAFAFAVTGVVAFVVGTSAFAFAVTGVVAFVVGTSAFAVAGILLSAFIAWRAIRGDEKYTPIRNIAVNLAATGGTSFHGADLTDADFTQATLKSTDLRNTILICSCWHQAKMLDRVRPGSTYLQNSQVRQLLVTKQGQDKNFDRQILRGINLKAANLADASFIGADLSEANLQDADLSRAKLKQTQLDGTDLTGATLTGAFIEDWGITNTTKLNGVRCEYVYMRLPTKENPDPLRKPDNNKEVFADGEFGDFIQPIFDTLDLYHNQGVDPRAIAISFKQLAENHPEADLRIVGMEVRAEDKFLLRAKTADTADKSQLSAEYFDSYNETKSLPEREIQLLLEEKDSRIRSLETMVMTALERPSFYSNIQVEEVGTMTNNPGGFSVGGSVGGDIRNLQGDKNRATQGDNNQGVLGDGNQVTQQNQVGADTGESLTKEDVVKLLAQLETLIKGAELPADTKEEVIEDLSAAKKATDKEEPNKQRALERLGTVAETLEKTSKGVEAGQKVWTIAKPIIVKVATWLGVAAGSHLLGL
- a CDS encoding NACHT domain-containing protein gives rise to the protein MSQLPENFEPRQPDSSAPENVVEGNQNRAVQGNDNQAVLGDGNTVNQEHNNWIINTLNVLLNQQTTTPVGNPARPNNQRILLAAVKEEVTARLRQSLHNAVLINLGKESQPQQVKRPWDAEIKIGLKPAVPLPDTTTVLSVFESEEIAGKLLILGAPGAGKTTTQLELAQELIKRAEEQPDYPVPVLFNLSSWKDDRQSITDWLVVELKSKYGVSTKLGQDWVNNHQLLPLLDGLDELEPQRQELCVQKINQFLAGETRPISLVVCSRIEEYSNYSTQLQLNGAIYLQPLSNNQICDYLTSINYIELWSTISSDLDLLELVKTPLLLSITVLASQEISVEAWQHLNSTADRLQYLLDAYVGRMLTRNINSRAYFKNKTPNPKQTRLWLVWLAQQMQREAKTEFLIEEMQPSLLKTKILKVIYNLIVWGVIQMLIYGLIYGLSFGLIGGLIGGLSFGLIGGLIGGLINGLFGEIIEYKLENIGLIRSNNFFNKTIIKWLIFGLSFGLISGLSFGLIGMLSVGLSVGLSVGLISGLIGDKIEAIETLKFSYHNFKNALSVGLIFGLSVELISDLISGLSVDLIFGTISGLISGLISGLISGLFYGLIFGFHGLEIENKTIPNQGIWQSAKNTVKLSTLFFLPSTILIFLIQRILQKNSLNEALIFSLVSGLLLGLLVAIPRSGTPVIKHFTLRLILYRNGYIPWNYARFLNYCTERLFLQRVGGRYRFIHKLLQEHFAKMEFKRN
- a CDS encoding tyrosine-type recombinase/integrase, encoding MNKLSTYTESSITSVALKLQASNDFLAELQQKAKTTQRGYAGNIRIFFEYFLQREPNQKDVEEFWGLDDQTANGLILKFKNHLVASGRKAATINRYLAALKYLIKVGRNLKHCRYHFDSDRIESMIVTKYRDTRGVVVDEYNKVFDVIDITCTKGKRDYALFLLLWANVLRRGEVAKLMVGDFDYHDLTLTVYGKGKGNDSTRIDLNPEVAEAVSDWLGCRTNIKPSDPLFIALDFHNYGHQLTGDGIYAIVRKTCERAGIKKRMTPHKIRHSGITDALDLASGDYRKVQHLSRHADPRTILVYEDNKNQYQLELTNKLAARVGKRRQSQ
- a CDS encoding type II toxin-antitoxin system VapC family toxin, whose amino-acid sequence is MYLLDTNHCTFLIEGEPKVVNHFRELGKVTLATSTIVAGELRFMAQNSQQKTANLIKIRAFLNRIDIYPIDDETAEIYGDFKSEIIKRFAAKEKSKRKTTQLQEIGIGENDLWIAATALRHSLILVTSDSDFQRMRQVREFPVESWI
- a CDS encoding DUF2281 domain-containing protein: MTSKELLIQEIETLPPELLTEALNFIREIKTSHTAKQSSTNNLRGSTAEDLLEFAGTWSGDDIRECLQLVHDTRMPLEF